In Lujinxingia sediminis, a single genomic region encodes these proteins:
- a CDS encoding hybrid sensor histidine kinase/response regulator yields the protein MTSFSGAQSRGTFLVVDDEPDILDAIARLFRKEYTVLTAQSVEEALKLIAAHDVQVVMTDQRMPKMSGIEFLAELREEHPEIVRVLFTGYSNISDVIDAINEGHVYRYISKPWKPVELRLFVAQAFEYYRAQRERRELLSQLREANEQLEEQNALLSAANEELKLLDRVKNVFMEVVSHELNTPIAIVFGYTFLLRKELGDDLSSVASKALSGIDSSAVRLKNISNRIFKMLGDDGSGEALDLEWVDVRKFVDSLQDQLEPFLQKRHQRLETIVAPEAQSILADEDKLNDMCLNLLMNAIKFSYDNQVITLDIGLSDDPEVLALTVRDSGVGISDDDIAQIFDVFFSTFNTGHHSSGQFEFNKRGIGLGLAVAKRFAEMHGGYIKVDSEEGRGSLFTVYLPVRPEQQTLRGSVQARQLAQHAPH from the coding sequence ATGACCAGCTTTTCGGGTGCGCAGTCTCGGGGGACCTTTCTGGTGGTCGACGACGAGCCGGATATCCTCGACGCGATCGCGCGCCTCTTTCGCAAAGAGTACACCGTGCTCACCGCTCAGTCGGTGGAGGAAGCGCTCAAGCTCATCGCCGCGCACGACGTGCAAGTGGTGATGACCGACCAGCGTATGCCCAAGATGTCAGGCATTGAGTTTCTGGCCGAGCTTCGCGAGGAGCACCCCGAGATCGTGCGCGTGCTTTTTACCGGGTACTCGAACATCTCAGATGTGATCGATGCGATCAACGAAGGGCACGTCTACCGCTACATCTCCAAGCCCTGGAAGCCGGTGGAGCTGCGGCTCTTTGTGGCGCAGGCCTTCGAGTATTACCGGGCGCAGCGCGAGCGACGCGAGCTCCTCTCGCAGCTGCGCGAGGCCAACGAGCAGCTCGAAGAGCAGAACGCGCTGCTGAGCGCCGCCAATGAAGAGCTCAAACTGCTCGACCGAGTCAAAAACGTCTTTATGGAGGTGGTCAGCCATGAGCTGAACACCCCGATTGCGATCGTGTTTGGCTACACCTTCCTGCTGCGCAAAGAGCTCGGGGATGACCTCTCCTCGGTCGCATCGAAGGCGCTCAGCGGGATCGACTCCAGCGCGGTTCGGCTCAAGAACATCTCCAACCGCATCTTCAAGATGCTCGGTGATGATGGCTCCGGTGAGGCGCTGGATCTGGAATGGGTAGACGTGCGCAAGTTCGTGGACTCGCTCCAGGATCAGCTCGAGCCCTTTTTGCAAAAACGACATCAGCGCCTGGAGACCATCGTCGCCCCGGAGGCCCAGAGCATTCTGGCCGACGAGGACAAGCTCAATGACATGTGTCTGAACCTGCTGATGAACGCGATCAAGTTCTCGTACGACAATCAGGTCATCACGCTGGACATCGGCCTATCGGATGATCCGGAGGTACTGGCGCTGACGGTACGGGACAGTGGTGTGGGGATCTCCGATGATGATATCGCGCAGATCTTCGATGTGTTCTTCAGCACCTTTAACACCGGCCACCACTCCTCGGGGCAATTCGAATTCAACAAACGAGGTATCGGGTTGGGCCTGGCAGTAGCCAAACGTTTTGCCGAGATGCACGGGGGCTACATCAAGGTCGATAGCGAAGAGGGGCGCGGCTCGCTGTTTACGGTGTATTTACCGGTGCGGCCGGAGCAACAGACGCTGCGCGGCAGCGTGCAAGCTCGCCAGCTGGCGCAACACGCACCCCACTGA
- the ligA gene encoding NAD-dependent DNA ligase LigA, which yields MSAPTWEDLSIIELEEQVRYHNRKYWVDDAPEISDESFDRLVEALRRKAPESEVLAQIGPAGADVDAIDPNAEKLIHDPPMLSLDKAYDEATLLKWYEKFQGDVVVTPKVDGVAGCFRYDAQGRLSVAATRGTGSVGEVITEQVRRIKKLPLKVDASSIEVRGEAYMPVEVFERKFKHDYASPRNLTAGALKLKDAEKTADYELRFFAFDLLGEDFESEAEKMARLKALGFETPETFQVSSEAIQATYDDIAKRRGQLGYETDGVVYKANSIAEQRRLGSTAHHPRWAIAYKFQGDAGESVLRDVVWNVSRTGAINPVGIVDPVVLSGATVTRVSLHNLAIMEHLGGEQGLTLGSKVLMMRRGGVIPNLERVLEAGEEPVVVPSACPECGAPTERQNDVLMANHSENCRAAKIRQIEHFVSRMEIKGFGPKLLEQLYDAELVTSPVDLFTLSASELMGLERVGEILANKLIDRIEGRKEVEVEKFLQALGIHELGKHVSAILAERYDSMDAIRAVEAEAFAEVHTIGEVIAESVTRGLEENAELIDDLLAHITLVFPTPREAPAVEGSPLAGKRVLFTGAMESMTRKEAQAEVEKRGGDCPSSVVKDLDYLVMGDADMERFEGGWRSSKLKKAEKFNAEGGEIAIIGESTFVKLLEDSED from the coding sequence ATGAGCGCCCCGACCTGGGAAGACCTTTCGATAATCGAGCTCGAAGAGCAGGTGCGTTACCACAACCGGAAGTACTGGGTGGATGACGCCCCGGAGATCAGCGATGAATCGTTTGATCGCCTGGTGGAAGCGCTGCGTCGCAAAGCCCCCGAGAGTGAGGTGCTCGCTCAGATCGGACCGGCCGGGGCCGACGTGGACGCCATCGATCCGAACGCCGAAAAGCTCATCCATGATCCGCCGATGCTCTCGTTGGATAAAGCGTATGACGAGGCCACACTCTTAAAGTGGTACGAGAAGTTTCAGGGCGATGTCGTCGTCACACCCAAGGTCGACGGCGTTGCCGGGTGCTTTCGCTACGACGCGCAGGGGCGCCTGAGCGTTGCGGCGACTCGGGGCACGGGCAGCGTGGGCGAGGTCATCACCGAGCAGGTGCGTCGCATTAAGAAGTTGCCGCTCAAGGTCGACGCCTCCTCCATTGAGGTCCGCGGTGAGGCGTATATGCCTGTGGAGGTGTTCGAGCGGAAGTTCAAACACGACTACGCAAGCCCCCGTAATCTGACCGCCGGCGCACTCAAGCTCAAAGATGCCGAGAAGACCGCCGATTACGAGCTTCGCTTCTTCGCCTTTGACCTGCTGGGCGAAGACTTTGAAAGCGAGGCCGAGAAAATGGCGCGTCTCAAGGCCCTGGGCTTTGAGACGCCGGAGACCTTCCAGGTTAGCAGCGAGGCCATTCAGGCCACCTACGACGATATCGCCAAACGGCGAGGCCAGCTCGGCTACGAAACCGACGGGGTGGTTTACAAGGCCAACAGCATCGCCGAGCAACGCCGCCTGGGCTCGACTGCGCATCACCCGCGCTGGGCGATCGCCTATAAGTTTCAGGGCGACGCCGGCGAGAGCGTGCTGCGCGACGTGGTGTGGAACGTCTCGCGCACCGGGGCGATCAACCCGGTGGGGATCGTGGACCCTGTGGTGCTCTCCGGGGCAACGGTCACCCGGGTAAGCCTGCATAACCTGGCGATCATGGAGCACCTGGGCGGCGAACAAGGGCTCACCCTGGGCTCGAAGGTGCTGATGATGCGCCGTGGCGGCGTCATTCCAAACCTGGAACGGGTGCTGGAGGCCGGTGAGGAGCCGGTTGTGGTTCCGAGCGCCTGCCCGGAGTGCGGCGCGCCCACCGAACGGCAGAACGATGTGCTGATGGCCAACCACAGCGAGAATTGCCGCGCGGCGAAGATCCGCCAGATCGAACATTTTGTCAGCCGCATGGAGATCAAAGGCTTCGGCCCCAAACTCCTCGAACAGCTCTACGACGCCGAGCTCGTCACCTCGCCGGTCGATCTCTTTACGCTGAGTGCCTCGGAGTTGATGGGGCTGGAGCGGGTCGGAGAAATCCTGGCGAACAAGCTCATCGATCGCATCGAAGGTCGGAAAGAGGTGGAGGTCGAGAAGTTCTTGCAGGCGCTGGGGATCCACGAACTCGGCAAACATGTGAGCGCCATCCTTGCCGAACGCTACGACTCGATGGACGCCATTCGCGCGGTGGAGGCGGAAGCGTTTGCCGAGGTGCATACCATTGGCGAGGTGATTGCCGAGTCAGTAACCCGCGGTTTGGAAGAGAACGCCGAACTTATCGACGACCTGCTCGCCCATATCACCCTGGTCTTCCCCACTCCGCGTGAAGCGCCTGCGGTGGAAGGCTCTCCCCTGGCTGGCAAACGCGTGCTCTTCACCGGAGCCATGGAGTCGATGACCCGTAAGGAGGCGCAGGCCGAGGTGGAGAAACGCGGAGGTGACTGCCCCTCCTCGGTGGTCAAAGACCTCGACTATCTGGTGATGGGCGACGCCGATATGGAGCGATTTGAAGGCGGGTGGCGCTCCAGCAAGCTCAAAAAAGCCGAGAAGTTCAACGCCGAAGGTGGGGAGATTGCGATCATTGGCGAATCGACCTTCGTGAAGCTCCTGGAAGACAGCGAGGACTAA
- a CDS encoding RrF2 family transcriptional regulator → MKITALEEYGLRCMLRVAEQPPGESISAQAVADLEGMSLPYTQKILRTLAQGGLIDSRRGAQGGFLLAAPAEELSLGDVIRVLGGLFEVEDICERHTGELERCARGCGCSIRPVWSYISNFVIETLDGISLATLLADEASVRRHLSRQHLTHSERPAPQGSSH, encoded by the coding sequence ATGAAGATCACAGCGCTTGAAGAGTACGGGTTGCGCTGCATGCTCCGGGTGGCCGAGCAGCCCCCTGGTGAGTCGATCTCCGCGCAGGCCGTCGCCGACCTGGAGGGAATGTCATTGCCTTACACGCAGAAGATCTTGCGCACCCTGGCGCAGGGCGGCCTCATCGACTCGCGCCGCGGCGCTCAGGGCGGCTTCCTACTGGCTGCGCCTGCCGAAGAGCTCAGCCTGGGCGACGTCATCCGCGTGCTCGGAGGCCTCTTCGAAGTCGAAGATATCTGCGAGCGACATACCGGCGAACTTGAGCGTTGCGCACGCGGCTGCGGATGTTCGATTCGGCCGGTCTGGTCGTACATTTCCAACTTTGTCATTGAGACCCTCGACGGGATCTCGTTGGCGACGCTCCTGGCGGACGAAGCCAGTGTGCGGCGCCACCTGAGCCGTCAGCACCTTACGCACTCGGAGCGACCTGCGCCGCAGGGCTCGTCACATTGA
- the sufB gene encoding Fe-S cluster assembly protein SufB, giving the protein MSSNIESMLDRPYKYGFVSDIETETIPPGLNEDVIRLISAKKNEPEFMLEFRLKAYRHWLTLEEPEWANVHYEKPNFNDIIYYAAPKQKEKKASLDEVDPDILEIYEKLGIPLHEQKMLQNVAVDAVFDSVSVATTFKKRLSEAGVIFCSFSEAAQEHPELIKKYLGSVVPYTDNFYAALNSAVFTDGSFVFIPKGVKCPMELSTYFRINTQNTGQFERTLIVCEDGGHVSYLEGCTAPQFDTNQLHAAVVELVALDDAEIKYSTVQNWYAGDEEGKGGIYNFVTKRGLCAGRRSKISWTQVETGSAITWKYPSCILKGDESIGEFYSVALTNNMQQADTGTKMVHIGKNTRSTIISKGISAGRSQNSYRGLVKIAPGADGARNYSECDSMLIGDRCGAHTFPYIDVRNPTGKVEHEASTSRIGEDQIFYFQQRGIDMEDAISMIINGFCKDVFQELPMEFAVEAQALLGIKLEGSVG; this is encoded by the coding sequence ATGAGTTCAAATATCGAGTCCATGCTGGATCGCCCCTATAAGTACGGGTTCGTCTCGGACATTGAGACCGAGACGATCCCCCCGGGCCTCAACGAAGACGTCATCCGTCTGATCTCGGCCAAGAAAAACGAGCCGGAGTTCATGCTTGAGTTCCGCCTCAAAGCCTACCGGCACTGGCTCACCCTGGAGGAGCCCGAGTGGGCCAACGTCCACTACGAAAAGCCGAACTTCAACGACATCATCTACTACGCGGCGCCCAAGCAGAAAGAGAAGAAGGCCAGCCTGGATGAGGTTGATCCCGACATCCTCGAGATCTACGAGAAGCTCGGCATTCCGCTGCATGAGCAGAAGATGCTCCAGAATGTCGCCGTCGATGCCGTCTTCGACTCGGTGTCGGTGGCCACCACCTTCAAGAAGCGCTTGAGCGAAGCGGGCGTCATTTTCTGCTCCTTCTCCGAGGCGGCTCAAGAGCATCCCGAGCTGATCAAAAAGTACCTGGGCTCGGTCGTGCCTTATACCGACAACTTCTACGCTGCGCTCAACTCGGCGGTCTTCACCGACGGCTCCTTCGTCTTCATCCCGAAAGGTGTGAAATGCCCCATGGAGCTCTCGACCTACTTCCGCATCAACACCCAGAACACCGGACAGTTTGAGCGCACGTTGATCGTCTGCGAAGACGGCGGCCACGTCAGCTACCTGGAGGGGTGCACCGCGCCGCAGTTCGACACCAATCAGCTTCACGCTGCCGTCGTCGAATTGGTGGCTCTGGACGATGCCGAGATCAAATACTCCACCGTCCAGAACTGGTACGCCGGGGATGAGGAAGGGAAGGGCGGCATCTACAACTTCGTGACCAAGCGCGGGCTCTGCGCTGGCCGCCGCTCCAAGATCTCCTGGACCCAGGTTGAAACCGGCTCGGCCATCACCTGGAAGTACCCCTCCTGTATCCTCAAGGGGGATGAGTCCATTGGCGAGTTTTACTCGGTGGCGCTGACCAACAACATGCAGCAGGCAGACACCGGCACCAAGATGGTGCACATCGGCAAGAATACTCGCTCCACCATCATCTCCAAGGGCATCTCCGCGGGCCGCTCGCAGAACAGCTACCGCGGGCTCGTCAAGATCGCCCCGGGAGCCGACGGCGCGCGAAACTACTCCGAATGCGACTCCATGCTCATCGGAGACCGCTGCGGCGCGCACACCTTCCCCTATATCGACGTGCGCAACCCCACTGGAAAGGTGGAGCACGAGGCCTCGACCTCGCGCATCGGCGAAGATCAGATCTTCTACTTCCAGCAGCGCGGCATCGACATGGAAGACGCCATCTCGATGATCATCAACGGCTTCTGCAAAGACGTCTTCCAGGAGCTGCCGATGGAGTTCGCCGTCGAAGCCCAGGCGCTGCTCGGCATCAAACTCGAAGGCTCTGTCGGCTAA